In the genome of Coffea eugenioides isolate CCC68of unplaced genomic scaffold, Ceug_1.0 ScVebR1_1418;HRSCAF=2265, whole genome shotgun sequence, one region contains:
- the LOC113755312 gene encoding uncharacterized protein LOC113755312, producing MLKAVAMAMPTYVMSCFKLPRSLYKDISTMMSNFWWGGSEGRNKMHWISWDKMAVHKNIGGLGFKDLEAFNKARLGKQLWRILTSPNLLVSKVLKSKYFPQESILQCTLPKNASWIWQGLLGARSLIEEGLIRRIENGRNTKIWDHKWLPETPTGKLSTCRTSNCELKMVDELICQQRWNMNVIFRNFNKEDAE from the coding sequence ATGTTGAAGGCAGTTGCAATGGCCATGCCTACGTACGTTATGTCCTGTTTTAAGCTGCCTAGATCACTCTACAAAGACATTAGCACCATGATGTCCAATTTCTGGTGGGGTGGATCTGAGGGAAGGAACAAAATGCACTGGATCTCTTGGGACAAAATGGCAGTACACAAGAACATAGGCGGCCTTGGGTTTAAGGATCTGGAAGCCTTCAACAAAGCACGTCTGGGTAAGCAGTTATGGAGGATATTAACCAGCCCAAATCTTCTGGTCAGTAAGGTTTTAAAATCCAAGTATTTCCCTCAGGAATCCATACTACAATGCACCCTCCCTAAAAATGCATCATGGATTTGGCAAGGATTACTGGGAGCAAGGAGCTTAATAGAGGAAGGACTGATTAGGAGGATTGAAAATGGTAGGAACACGAAAATCTGGGACCATAAATGGTTACCAGAAACACCCACGGGGAAGCTTTCAACATGCAGAACAAGTAACTGTGAGCTAAAGATGGTTGATGAGCTAATCTGCCAGCAGAGATGGAACATGAATGTTatcttcagaaatttcaacaaAGAAGATGCTGAGTAG